A region from the Alnus glutinosa chromosome 5, dhAlnGlut1.1, whole genome shotgun sequence genome encodes:
- the LOC133868559 gene encoding aspartic proteinase, translating to MLVNMGTNLTVVVLSLFLSTLLFSLVTSASTNGLVRIGLKKIKLDQNDRLAARLESKDAQSLRASIRKYRLPNNLGDSEDTDIVVLKNYLDAQYYGEIAIGSPPQKFTVIFDTGSSNLWVPSAKCYFSVACYFHAKYKSSESRTYQKNGTSASIQYGSGAISGFFSYDDVKVGNLVVKNQEFIEATREPSVTFLVAKFDGLLGLGFKEISVGNAVPFWYNMVEQGLIQEPVFSFWLNRNAEEEEGGEIVFGGVDPNHYKGKHTYVPVTQKGYWQFDMGDVLIDGKPTGYCSGSCSAIADSGTSLVAGPTTVITMINHAIGASGVVSQECKAVVEQYGQTIMDLLLAEASPKKICSQIGLCTFDGTHGVSMGIESVVHQSSGKVSSGIRDAMCPACEMAVVWMQNQLKQNQTQDRILNYVNELCDRMPSPMGESAVDCGKVSSMPSVSFTIGGKVFDLSSQEYILKVGEGSAAQCISGFTALDVPPPRGPLWILGDVFMGRYHTVFDFGDLRVGFAEAA from the exons ATGTTG GTGAACATGGGAACCAACTTGACAGTAGTCGTGTTGTCTCTGTTCCTTTCGACCCTGTTGTTTTCTTTGGTCACCTCTGCTTCCACGAATGGGTTGGTCAGGATTGGGCTGAAAAAGATTAAACTGGACCAAAACGACCGGCTTGCTGCACGACTTGAGTCCAAGGACGCACAGTCTTTAAGAGCTTCCATTAGGAAGTATCGTTTACCCAATAATCTCGGAGACTCTGAGGACACAGACATTGTTGTGTTAAAGAACTACTTGGATGCTCAATATTATGGTGAGATTGCCATTGGTTCTCCCCCACAGAAGTTCACTGTAATTTTTGACACTGGCAGCTCTAATCTGTGGGTGCCATCAGCTAAGTGCTATTTCTCG GTGGCATGTTATTTCCATGCTAAGTACAAGTCAAGTGAATCGAGAACCTACCAGAAGAATG GGACATCTGCTTCTATCCAATATGGTTCTGGTGCAATATCCGGTTTCTTTAGCTATGATGATGTCAAAGTTGGTAACCTAGTTGTGAAGAATCAG GAATTTATTGAGGCAACTAGAGAGCCTAGTGTCACATTTTTGGTTGCAAAGTTTGATGGTCTATTAGGACTTGGATTTAAAGAGATTTCAGTTGGAAATGCTGTTCCTTTTTG GTACAACATGGTTGAACAAGGTCTTATCCAAGAACCTGTATTTTCATTCTGGCTCAACCGCaatgcagaagaagaagaagggggcGAAATCGTCTTTGGCGGGGTAGATCCAAATCATTACAAGGGCAAGCACACTTATGTTCCTGTGACACAGAAAGGTTATTGGCAG tttgacaTGGGTGATGTTCTTATCGATGGTAAACCAACTG GGTATTGTTCTGGCAGTTGTTCAGCTATCGCAGATTCTGGAACTTCCCTGGTGGCAGGTCCAACG ACCGTGATTACCATGATAAATCATGCAATTGGAGCATCTGGAGTTGTTAGTCAGGAGTGCAAGGCAGTGGTTGAGCAGTATGGACAAACCATCATGGATTTGCTCTTAGCTGAG GCAAGCCCGAAGAAGATCTGCTCCCAGATTGGATTGTGCACATTCGATGGTACCCATGGTGTTAG TATGGGCATTGAGAGTGTCGTGCATCAGAGCAGTGGCAAAGTTTCTAGTGGAATCCGTGATGCTATGTGCCCTGCTTGTGAGATGGCTGTCGTGTGGATGCAAAACCAGCTAAAGCAGAATCAGACACAAGACCGTATATTGAACTATGTCAATGAG CTTTGTGACCGGATGCCAAGCCCGATGGGAGAATCTGCTGTGGACTGTGGAAAGGTTTCTTCCATGCCTAGTGTTTCCTTCACAATTGGCGGCAAGGTTTTTGACCTCTCTTCACAGGAG TACATACTCAAGGTGGGCGAGGGCTCTGCAGCTCAGTGCATCAGCGGCTTTACAGCTTTAGATGTTCCTCCGCCTCGTGGACCTCTCTG GATCTTGGGAGATGTCTTCATGGGTCGCTACCACACCGTCTTCGATTTCGGTGACCTGAGAGTCGGATTTGCAGAGGCAGCATAA